From a region of the Sporosarcina ureilytica genome:
- a CDS encoding helix-turn-helix domain-containing protein — translation MSSKGERKNFGVMLKNLLEERSMSMRKLSELTEIDTATISRIINGKRNANLQHLKKIADSLDVPISELITDSSQSIEQEKTATHENINDLIDTIQSCLMTSNTYEDGFSIDRVEKELKNYEQFSQTEEGKHLILNRFNEKLQNLDSIGPFINQLKELHDIYVTKNVQPSKLLLIGSALIYFIMPVDVIPDYIFPIGYLDDAIAVKLVANQLLQKNN, via the coding sequence ATGTCTAGTAAAGGAGAAAGAAAGAATTTTGGTGTCATGCTCAAAAATTTATTAGAAGAACGTTCAATGTCCATGCGAAAACTTAGCGAACTAACTGAAATTGACACAGCGACAATTTCACGAATTATAAACGGTAAACGAAATGCAAACCTTCAACATTTAAAGAAAATTGCTGACAGTTTAGATGTCCCAATTTCCGAATTAATAACTGATTCCAGTCAATCGATTGAGCAGGAAAAGACAGCAACGCATGAAAACATAAATGATTTAATTGATACAATACAATCATGTCTAATGACTTCTAATACATATGAAGATGGATTTTCAATCGATCGAGTGGAAAAAGAATTAAAGAACTACGAACAATTTTCACAAACAGAAGAAGGAAAGCACCTTATTTTAAATAGATTTAATGAAAAACTGCAAAATCTCGACAGCATAGGTCCTTTTATTAATCAACTAAAGGAGCTTCATGATATATATGTAACGAAAAATGTCCAGCCGTCAAAACTTCTTTTAATTGGAAGTGCATTAATTTATTTTATTATGCCGGTAGATGTCATTCCAGATTATATTTTTCCGATTGGATATTTAGATGATGCTATCGCGGTAAAGCTTGTAGCCAATCAATTATTACAGAAAAATAATTGA
- a CDS encoding GntR family transcriptional regulator produces MSRIETSPLTKQVYEIIRKKIISREYVAGDKLDIQTLADTFGVSRSPVKDAINQLVHEGLIEVIPRKGTYVTELKLTEFLEVLDARLMIEKWAAEEIIGTITEEQIQIWSEIVKQMDALLEVNPFPFEEYSSLDMNFHKLLIGWAKNTRVKEIYFSLNTHVSLSRVVYSTSLESTVIRHKDHWDLVEAMKNRDLSTFSEILTKHINSLKAEAESRWDETIHA; encoded by the coding sequence ATGTCCAGAATTGAAACATCACCTCTAACGAAACAAGTATATGAAATTATTCGTAAGAAAATTATTAGTCGTGAGTATGTAGCCGGCGATAAACTAGATATTCAAACGTTAGCAGATACATTTGGTGTCAGTCGTTCGCCAGTAAAAGATGCCATTAATCAACTCGTTCATGAAGGATTAATTGAGGTTATTCCACGAAAAGGCACATACGTGACCGAACTAAAGTTAACGGAGTTTCTAGAAGTGCTTGATGCAAGACTGATGATTGAAAAATGGGCTGCTGAAGAAATCATTGGTACGATTACCGAGGAACAAATTCAAATCTGGAGCGAGATTGTCAAGCAAATGGATGCTTTACTTGAAGTAAACCCCTTCCCTTTTGAGGAATATAGTAGCTTAGACATGAACTTTCATAAACTCCTTATTGGATGGGCAAAAAATACGCGAGTGAAGGAAATTTATTTTTCCTTAAATACACACGTTTCCTTATCCCGTGTTGTTTATTCAACCTCTTTAGAAAGTACAGTTATTAGGCATAAAGATCATTGGGATTTAGTTGAAGCGATGAAAAATCGTGATTTATCAACTTTTTCCGAAATTTTAACAAAACATATTAACAGTCTGAAAGCCGAAGCTGAATCACGTTGGGACGAAACAATCCATGCTTAA